The Drechmeria coniospora strain ARSEF 6962 chromosome 02, whole genome shotgun sequence genome has a segment encoding these proteins:
- a CDS encoding DUF757 domain-containing protein, whose protein sequence is MDPMESMSGAPVPKDFNAEEAINMEEMEKQFAVKADANASATVVQHMQTYWSILEKMKGSTLRLTKMDDDIYNHLKQEFPEFDPAAVVDEDEMKSPKGKERWRKFMMAYEKLIDDYNFGTMVRNSAKVEYDEASTIFVPRMQFYAIEIARNKAGLNDWIYEQAQAEKQKAK, encoded by the exons ATGGATCCCATGGAGAGCATGTCGGGGGCGCCGGTGCCCAAGGACTTCAATGCCGAGGAGGCAATCAACATGGAGGAG ATGGAGAAGCAGTTTGCCGTCAAGG cCGATGCTAATGCCTCGGCGACAGTGGTCCAGCACATGCAGACGTACTGGTCGATCCTCGAAAAGATGAAAGGGTCAACCCTTCGGTTGACcaagatggacgacgacatcTACAACCACCTGAAGCAAGAATTCCCCGAGTTCGACccggctgccgtcgttgaCGAAGATGAGATGAAGAGCCCGAAGGGCAAGGAGCGCTGGAGGAAATTCATGATGGCGTACGAGAAATTAATTGACGATTACAACTTTGGCACCATGGTCCGCAACAGCGCCAAGGTTGAGTACGATGAGGCCTCGACCATTTTCG TCCCGCGGATGCAGTTTTACGCCATCGAGATTGCTAG AAACAAGGCTGGTTTGAACGACTGGATCTACGAGCAGGCCCAGGCGGAGAAGCAAAAGGCAAAATGA